Genomic DNA from Lagenorhynchus albirostris chromosome 9, mLagAlb1.1, whole genome shotgun sequence:
acctgtgagtctgattgcgttcccctgcctcgggccagttggccttacagccTGCACTTGGTGACAACTGGGTTTTGGAAGGTCTGGTGACGGATGAAACACTTGAACGGTATTTACACCTCATCGCTTCCCACTTCATAGTTTTCATCCTTATGGACATCATAGCGACCCTCGTCAAGCTCACGTTCGATCTGCCAGCCATGTTTGTAATCTGAACGGTCATGGAGGAATTTGCAGCTGTCTCCAAAGCCGCAAAAGCCAGTCTCCTTGTAGTCCTTACAAACGTCGGGCTGGTAATCCCAGCGCACGGTGGCACGCAGATGCTCGGGAGCTCGGATGGGGCCTTTCCTCACCATCTTGGAGGAAGCATTGCCCATAGATGTATACTTGGGTTTCATGTACTTCTGATAATTATTGATTCCCCGATAGATCTTGTCATCTTCCTTGTGCCTCAGCTCCTCCTGGATCTTCTGGCTGCGCTCAAAGATGGCTTGTGCGTCACGCTCCTTCTCTGTGTCTAGCTCGTAGACAGCAGTCGCACCCATATCCTCTGGCCCCACGGGTTTCCCTGAGCGAGTGGACTTATAGACCACGCCGAGACTCTCGGGCTCGTTCTCTTCCTCCTGGCTACTCTGGTCACCATAAGCTGCCTTCTGTTTACCACTGCCAGGGGTCTTCTGTATCATCGGATTGTGGGTCGCCCGCTTCTTTTTCCGG
This window encodes:
- the LOC132525182 gene encoding E3 ubiquitin-protein ligase RNF113A-like yields the protein MTDQMCTFLFKKPGRKGATGLRKRPICHQESGDGSSSSDEGSAVVSRKKKRATHNPMIQKTPGSGKQKAAYGDQSSQEEENEPESLGVVYKSTRSGKPVGPEDMGATAVYELDTEKERDAQAIFERSQKIQEELRHKEDDKIYRGINNYQKYMKPKYTSMGNASSKMVRKGPIRAPEHLRATVRWDYQPDVCKDYKETGFCGFGDSCKFLHDRSDYKHGWQIERELDEGRYDVHKDENYEVGSDEV